The genomic window AAGATGTTTACCGTTTGCGGAAAAGGCGAGAGCACTTACCCAATTCGCGTACGCACCAAGAGAGAAGGATAGTTGGTAGCGTCCGGTGTCAACATCCCAGAGATGGAGGCTCCCGTCGCTACTAACGCTGATGAGTTGGCTGCCGTCTTTAGAGAATTTCACGCTATAAACGTCATCCCGTTTTTTGGGAAGGATACCCTGCTCAAGCAGCTTGAGCATTCGGTTTGCTGCCACAAGTAGTGGATTGATTGCATCATCAGGCGTAGGGAGGCTTTTCTGTTCGGTGCCGGTGTTAACGTCCCAGAGCCGCATTGTTTTATCGTGACTCGCGGTGATAAGTGTACTACTATCTGGTGAAAACGCCATATCACGAATTTTGCCGGTGTGTCCTTTGAGACCTATCCGGAGAGTACCCATTTTGACATCCCACAAATGCACCGTGTGATCCCATCCACCGCCGGTTGCGAGTGTTTTACCGTCTGGTGAAAATGCAAGCAGGCTGATGGATCCCAGATCTTTACTATCTGCGTGTAGCAATTCGCCGGTATCGGCATCCCATAGGCGGAGCGTACTTCCTGCACTCGCAAGAATCTTACCGTCGGGTGAGAACGCGACTGCGTTTACTGCGCTCGGATGTCCCGTTAGGCTTTTGATATATTTGCCGGTGTTGACCTCCCAGAGATGCACCGTCCAATCTCCACCTGCGGTGGCAAGTTTCGTGCCGTCCGGTGAAAGTGCGAGTGCGTTGATTGAATCTGGGTGTTCATCGAGCATGGCGAACGCGTTGCCTGTGAAGGTATCCCAGACGTAGATACTGTTTCCATGAGCAGTCGCGATAATTAATGCGTCAGTTGAGAAGGTCAGTGTCTCTGGTGGTGTCTTGATAAAGAAACCATCTTTTTTCTCAGCTTGTTTTTCTGTGAACAGTGAAACGACTTCGCCGGTTTGGGCATCATAAATCCAGATGCCGACAGTTGTTGAGGCGACGACTCGGGTACTGTCCGGTGACAGTTTGATGTTAATCAATTTACCTCTTCCGAGACGCGCTTTTGCACCTTCGGGTAGGTGCCACTGTGCTGCGAAGTCTTGTGCAAGACTGTCTAATAGTAGTATGTTGGAAAGTAAAAGGCATACGATATAGAGAAGATGTGTCTTTTTCATGAACCTAAACTCCTTTTGGGAAATGGTTTTATTGTTGAAATATCTATATCGTATTTGTTAGCAAATTCCGTGCCGCTTTGAGCGATACCGCATTGGTGGATCTCTTAGCGAAATACACAGGAAGCGCTGCACAAAATTGGACATACCTTATACTGAAATTGCACGAAATGGGGCAGATTTAATTTGTTGCTTGTATTTCAGTTTATCACGAAAAATGTCTGAAATCAAGCACAGAAGCGTTAGAATAAAATAAAAAGACTTGACCTTGATTTTCGTTTTCAGTATAATATGTGAGAAGGTCATCAAAATTTCATCATTTTTATTTGGTGTAGTTTGCTACGCCGGGGTTCCTACTTGTTACTGGGAACGGACTGAACTTGTTATAGAAAATTTGAAGGGAACAATTATGCAAAGAAGACGCGCCAGGACGCAATATTGTAAAGGTGAGTTAATTGAACGTGAGGATTTTTCTGAAGATTTAGCCGCGTTCAAATTCCGTGTTGATAAAGAGTTGCCATTTATACCAGGACAATATGCGACTATCGGCTTTGAGGTTGATGGAAAGATTGTCCAACGTCCCTATTCAATCGTCTCTTCACCACACGAACCGTTTATGGAGGTTTTCGTCGAATTGGTGCCAGAGGGGGCAACCACGCCTCTATTTTGGGCATTGGAATTAGGTGACACCGTGTTTTTTCGGGAACGCCTCGTCGGGAAATTCGTGATGGACACGGAGAGCGGAATGACGCGCCATGTTATGGCAGGCACTGTAACCGGAGCTGCGCCGTATATTAGCATTGCGCGAACGCAAAAAATTGAGCAGGAACAGGGCAAGACGAGTCCGCATCAGATCTTGGCGATTGTCGGTGCGAGCCGTTCGTGGGAACTTGGGTATTACATGGATGAACTCAATGACCTCGCAGCGCAGGAAGAGTGGTTCACATTCGTCCCGACGGTGAGTCGTCCGTGGGAGGATCCAGAGTGGCAAGGCGAGAGCGGACGTGCTGAAGATGTGATCCGAAAGTACGGCGATCAACTCGGTTATGATCACACCAATGCTGTTGTCTATGCGTGTGGACATCCGCAGATGATTGAGAATGCGAAGGCGATCTGGGCGCGTGCGCGTTACCCTGAAGAGCGGATTAAAGAGGAAAAATTCTTTGTGATTAAGGAAGAATAATGGATAAATAATCCACGCTTACGGCGTGGATTTTGCAAGGTTTTAGTTGGATTGGGCGCGCTTTGTAAGCGCGCCCGTTTTTGTTATTATTTTTTGTTTACTGCTCTCTGTCGCATTTGGTAAATAAACATATTTGTCATGAACCGATAGACATCCGAAGAGCGTCGTGATGCGAGTGGCGCGCGGCTATCAACCTCGGCGGTTTCCATGCTGCATAGGTAATCGAGC from Candidatus Poribacteria bacterium includes these protein-coding regions:
- a CDS encoding WD40 repeat domain-containing protein gives rise to the protein MKKTHLLYIVCLLLSNILLLDSLAQDFAAQWHLPEGAKARLGRGKLINIKLSPDSTRVVASTTVGIWIYDAQTGEVVSLFTEKQAEKKDGFFIKTPPETLTFSTDALIIATAHGNSIYVWDTFTGNAFAMLDEHPDSINALALSPDGTKLATAGGDWTVHLWEVNTGKYIKSLTGHPSAVNAVAFSPDGKILASAGSTLRLWDADTGELLHADSKDLGSISLLAFSPDGKTLATGGGWDHTVHLWDVKMGTLRIGLKGHTGKIRDMAFSPDSSTLITASHDKTMRLWDVNTGTEQKSLPTPDDAINPLLVAANRMLKLLEQGILPKKRDDVYSVKFSKDGSQLISVSSDGSLHLWDVDTGRYQLSFSLGAYANWVSALAFSANGKHLVSDNALEGRVRVWSVETFTQEAVLTPPQDVVELAFSADLKKLAGRALRHGIHVWDSTTKAHMSTLRGTERMAGYWPLVFSPDGTMLAGRRRVGALGNKVRIWKTDTGDQLFTLGGHKGAVSRYTFSPNSKVFATGGEDGTITLWDVETGKSLLNLITGRAKPISALAFSADSKTLASGGGNKIHLWNAHIGDPMGTIGVRENGHALAFSPDGKTLAIGGGDGEGSIQVWELDSKRKIRITFRSHQGSIHVLRFSPDGKTLASGSADGTILLWDMKQ
- a CDS encoding FAD-binding oxidoreductase, which encodes MQRRRARTQYCKGELIEREDFSEDLAAFKFRVDKELPFIPGQYATIGFEVDGKIVQRPYSIVSSPHEPFMEVFVELVPEGATTPLFWALELGDTVFFRERLVGKFVMDTESGMTRHVMAGTVTGAAPYISIARTQKIEQEQGKTSPHQILAIVGASRSWELGYYMDELNDLAAQEEWFTFVPTVSRPWEDPEWQGESGRAEDVIRKYGDQLGYDHTNAVVYACGHPQMIENAKAIWARARYPEERIKEEKFFVIKEE